A window of Sphingobacterium kitahiroshimense genomic DNA:
AAGAAGGATACCACATTCTTGAATAATAATGCTCAACAAAAAACGTATTTCCTTCCAGAATGGTGATTATTGCAGTAATAAAACACAGTATTGCAAAACAGATAAGTGGTTTCTTTAGCATAAACGTGGTTTATATATTAGCTCTCATTCTCAAAATATAGCTTGTAATAATTCATCCCTTTTTCTTCATCAAATCCCTTTTCAATATATTCTCGTTTACCATGCAAATAAACATGAAAATTTTTATCCAGCTTTAATACGGTCTTATAAGATGCTTCCATTTTTTTAACCGCTTTGTCAGCGATATCAAAACTGCTTTGAAAAGGAGAATCAAATTCATCTTCAAATCCAGATCGGAAGTCATTAAACATTGTTGCTGCAATAGGATTACCAATTACTTCCTCCTCAAATTCCTCTTGATCAAAAGTCTCTTTTTCTTTAAAGTAATTCAATGATTTATTGAGCAGATCAATCTTATCAGCCTTTTCTAACTCAAACATATCATCCAATTTCTCATTTACAAAGTTTTTATAAACTTTCAAATAGTTACCCGTCTGATTAAAATCATCATTACGAATTTTTATCTTTAGAAAATCATCTTTCCAATAAACTGCCTCGGTTTTATTCGTTTGATCGACAACCAGCACCTTATAACCTTCCTCTTCTTCTACATTGACTATGATCACACCCTTATCCAATTTATTAATATTAATTGCTTCTTCCTCATAATCCAATTGAAAACCACCTTGATTCGGATATACTTTTAGATAAGTTTCCTTGTTCTCAGACTTAAAAATTCCGACAGCATCATAATTCTCACCCTCAATCTGTACATTTTTCAATGAAACCACATACACCTCACCAGGTTTGATCTTCGGGTGCATACAAACTTCATATAAGTGTTTTGCTATCTGCTGAGAGTATTCATGAAAAGCTAATTGCTCATTAAAGAACTGTTTTGTAAAGTGATAAATTTCATTTAACGCCAGTTCTCCATTGGGATGAAATAAGCGATAAACTTCATTTACCTTTGCAAAAGGACTCATAAAATATTGCATAAGCAGAGGGGGTAATACATCGTCATTCTCAAGTGGAACAGGTTGCTCTGATAATATATAAAACTCCTCTTGTGACTTGTTGCCTACACGATGGATAGAAAGTTGATCGAAAGTTGCATCTTGATGAAAAAACATATTTCCTATTTAAATCTTATTTTTAAAAATTATATAAATCGACAGCGATTTTAAATGTTTCGCAATGTGCATTAACAATATCTTTGATATGCAAAGAATAGCCTCCTCCCATACAAACTTGAACTGGAACCTGATATTGCAAACAATTTAACAGAACAAACTCATCTCTTAATCGACAGCCTGCTGGAGAAAGTTTCAATTTCCCCAATTTATCTGTCGCCAGAATATCAACTCCGGCCTGGTAAAAAACAAAATCTGGTTTGACTTTGTTAAAGAGATTCGGCAGATGCTTGCTAAGCAACTGCAAATATACATCATCAGTTATACCATCCGAAACAGGAAGATCCAAATCAGAACTTTCTTTGATAAATGGAAAATTTTTATCCCCGTGAAT
This region includes:
- a CDS encoding nucleoid-associated protein, whose product is MFFHQDATFDQLSIHRVGNKSQEEFYILSEQPVPLENDDVLPPLLMQYFMSPFAKVNEVYRLFHPNGELALNEIYHFTKQFFNEQLAFHEYSQQIAKHLYEVCMHPKIKPGEVYVVSLKNVQIEGENYDAVGIFKSENKETYLKVYPNQGGFQLDYEEEAININKLDKGVIIVNVEEEEGYKVLVVDQTNKTEAVYWKDDFLKIKIRNDDFNQTGNYLKVYKNFVNEKLDDMFELEKADKIDLLNKSLNYFKEKETFDQEEFEEEVIGNPIAATMFNDFRSGFEDEFDSPFQSSFDIADKAVKKMEASYKTVLKLDKNFHVYLHGKREYIEKGFDEEKGMNYYKLYFENES